The Faecalibacterium sp. I3-3-33 DNA window CCGGTCATCTGTCTGGTGTACATCGGCTTTTTGCAGAACAGCCTGCCGGTGATGCTGGGCAGCGCTGCCGTGGGCGGTCTGCTGGCCGGGCCCGCACTGGCCGGCATGTACGATACCGTCCTGCGCGCGCTGCGCGACGAGGCGGGCTACTGGTGGGTGACCTACCGCAAGGCCTTCAAGCGCAACTTCAAGGCCAGCCTTGTGCCCGGTGTGCTGTACACCGTGGTGGTCACGCTGCAAATTTTCCTCGTCTATTTCTGCTTCAATATGCTGTACCACGGTACCAACGTGGGTGTTCCGCTGTGGGTGGCTACGGTGCTCAATCTGGTGCTGTTCCAGATGCTGTTTGCCTATATGTGGCCGCAGGTGGTGCTGCTGGAGCAGCCTTTGAGCCTGACTTTGAAAAACAGCATCAACTGCATGATCGCCTTTCTGCCCCACGCACTGGCTGCCGCCATCGTGCAGGTGCTGTTCTGGGGCGTGGTGATCTTGTGCATGCCGCTGGGGCTTTTCCTGATGCTGATCTTCGGTTTCTGGTTCGTCACCGAGGTGTCCTGCCAGATCGTGTACGGCGATATTGACCGGGTGTTCCACATTGAGGAGAACATCCGCAAAATGAAGGACGCCGAGTTGGAAGCCGCCCTGAAAGAGGACTACGCCGACGACGACACCCCGGAGGAATAAGTGCTGACACTGCGGAAAGGAGCGATGTCCCATGGAACAACGGAATAATCTTGTGCTGCAGGGGACAGAGACCTTTTCCCGCGGGCAGCTGGACAACCTTGCGCTGGAAAACGGCGCACTGGTGCTGGACAGTGTGGCCGGGCGCAGCCTTTTGTACGGCAGCTACACCACCCCGGAGTTTGCCATGCCGGCCTTCTGCAACCTGAACGTCAGCTGGAACGCCCACGCACCCCGGGACACCATGGTGGAGGTGCGCTGCCGGGTGTACGCAGCAGGGGCGTGGACAAGCTGGATGAGCTTTGGCAAGTGGGCACCGGATTACCCCCGGTGCAGCGTGTCCAGCCAGAGCGAGGACGGCATGATCTTTTTGATGGGCGATACCGTCACGGTAGCCGCCCCGGGCGGCGGCACCGGCGTGCAGCTGCAGGTGAACCTTTCCACCAACAACGATAAAGTCACCCCGGCGGTGCGTCTGCTGGCAGCGGCGGTGCGTCCCCTTGCGTGGGAAAAGCACAACGGCCACCCGCTGAACCGGCGGCTCTATCTGCCGGAATACTGCCTTTCCGCCCACGACCCCAGCTTTGGGCGGGAGATGGACCTGCCGCTGGTCATGGCGGCGCTGATGAACCGCTGGGGCGAGGATATCCTGCCGGAAGAAGTGGCCTACGCCATGGAGGACGGCAGCACCCGCTCTACCGGCAATACCGCCTTTGCGGCAGCCGCCGCAGGCTGCTGCGGCTACCCCTGCTGGCAGGCGTGGATGGATCTTGCCGACCTGCGGGAGCAGATCCACGACGGCTGCTCGGTGGCAGTGCAGGTGGAGCGGCGGGTGCGCGGTCAGCGCGACCCGGTGCGGCTGTGGATGGGGCTGCACGGTTTCGGTCACAATGACGCCGTAATGGCAGACTTCGTGCTGCTGAACGACCCTACCGCCGATACCAACGGCGCAGTGAACTGCACCATGGCGCTGGTGGATTTTATGCGCTACTTTACCGGCAAGGCCATTGCCCTGCGGCCAAAGCAGCGGGAGGCCGAGGCCGACCGTCCCCGGCGGCTGCGCTGCGACCTGCGCGCCGGCACAGAGCCGGGCGTTTACTACTTTGAGCGGCGGGGAGAACCCGCAGACCTGCCGGAGGATTTTTCCGGCTGGATCGCCTGCGCGCCCCACGATGGCGTGGCGCACGCCACCACCGCCCACCGCACCTTTTTGCGCTGTACCCGCACCGAGGATGGCGGGGTACAGTTCCCGCCGGAGCTGCTGGCCGCAGGCGGGCGCTGCAGTGTGTATGCAGTGGACCAGACCGGCACCATGCGGGTAGCAGAGGTACGGCTGCCGAAGCCGAAGCCTGCGCCCGCCAGCACAGAACCCAAAGCCAATGGCCAGACCGGGGACGCCCCGGCACAGCCGTAAGCTTTTTCAGGGCATATATGAAACAGGAGGAACACATTATGGCAAAGACGATCATCACTTTGGGCCGTGAGTACTGCACCGGCGGACGCTACATCGCAGAGGACGTGGCAAATGCGCTGGGCATCAAGCTTTACGACAAGGAGCTGATCACCATGGCAGCAAAGAACTCCGGCTTGTCGGAGGAGGCTGTTGCCGCCAGCGAGAAACGGCACACCCACAGCCTGCTGTACAGCCTGTACACCATGGGTAACGAGCTGCCGCTGGGCGATCAGGTGTTCATTCTGCAGAGCCGTATCATCAAGCAGCTGGCCGAGGAAGGCCCCTGCGTGATCCTTGGCCGCTGCGGTGACTACGTTCTGCGGGAGCGCAAGGACGTGCTGCGGGTGTTCGTGTATGCACCCAAGGAGTGGCGCTTGCAGTACGCCAAGACGAACCCTCTGGTAAAAGCCAAGGACGAAAAGGGCATCAAGGAAGAGGTGGAAAAGACCGACCGCAACCGCTCGGCCTACTACAACTACTACACCCAGAACCGCTGGGGCGATGCCCATAACTACGATCTGGCCATCAACGCCGCCCTTGGCCGCGAGACCTGCGTAAAGATGATCTTAGACGCAGCCGCCGCCAAGGAAAAGACGCTGTGACCCCCAGCAAGACCCAATAAACAACGACAGAACGTGGGCAGGGCGCTTCTGTGCCCTGCCCACATTTCCGGCAAGGAGAAATCGTGAAAGCAAATCAATCGCAGACCGCACCCGCCGAGGTGCGGGAAAATATCATGGGCACCATGGAGATCAATCCCCTTTTGCTGAAACTCAGCATCCCGATGATGATCTCCATGCTGGTGCAGGCGCTGTACAACGTGGTGGACTCGGTGTTCGTGTCCCATGTCAGCGAGAGCGCCCTTACCGCCGTATCGCTGGCCTTTTCATTGCAGAATGTCATGATCGCCGTAGGCGTGGGCACCGGCGTGGGCGTGAACGCCCTGCTGAGCAAGAGCCTTGGCGAGAAGAACCAGGGCCGCGCCAACACCACCGCAGAAAACGGCATCTTCCTTTCCCTGTGCAGCTTTGCGGTGTTTTTTGTCATCGGCCTTACCTGCATGAAGCCCTACTTCTACGCCCAGACCAGTGACCCCGTCATCGCGCAGCAGGGCATTCAGTATCTGTCGGTTTGCTGCATCTTCAGTCTGGGCATTTTCACCCAGACCATGGGCGAAAAGCTGCTGGCCGCCACCGGCCGCACCCATCTGAGTATGATCAGCCAGCTGGTGGGTGCCGTGGTGAACATCATTCTGGACCCCATCTTCATCTTCGGCTACTGCGGCGAGGCACTGTCCGGCACCACCGGCGCGGCGGTGGCTACGGTCATCGGCCAGTTCTGCGGTGCAGGCATGACCTTGTACTTCAACACCCGCAAAAACCCAGATATCCAGATCAGCTTCAAAGGCTTCCGTCCCAGCGCCAAGGCCATTGGCCGCATCTACACCGTGGGTCTGCCCAGCATCGCCATGCAGTGCGTGGGCAGCCTGATGACCTTCGGCATGAACCTGATCCTGATGGCCTTCTCGGCTACGGCGGTGGCGGTGTTCGGCGTCTACTTCAAGCTGCAAAGTTTCGTGTTCATGCCCATTTTCGGCCTGAACAACGGCATGGTGCCCATCATCGGCTACAACTACGGTGCCCGCAGGCCGGACCGCGTGAAAAAGACCATCAAGCTGTCGGTGTGCTACGCCGAAGGCATCATGCTGGCGGGCTTCTGCGTGTTCCAGTTCGCGCCCGGGCTGGTGCTGAGCATCTTTGCCGCCAGTGATGCCATGCTGGCCATCGGCATCCCGGCCATGCGCATCATCTGCCTGCATTTCCTGCTGGCAGGCGTCAGCATCGTGCTCAGCTCGGTGTTTCAGGCGCTGGGCAACGGCGTTTTCAGCCTGATCGTTTCGGTCTGCCGTCAGCTGTTCGTGCTGCTGCCGGCGGCGTGGCTGCTGGCACAGACCGGCAATGTCAACAATGTCTGGTGGGCCTTCCTCATTGCGGAAGTCGTCAGCATCCTGATGAGTCTGGCCTTCTATGCCCGTATCAACAAGACCACCATCGCACCCCTGTACCACTGACCCGGGTGCGGGCAGCGGCCCTGCAAACGAAAGGAACGTGATCTCTATGGTAAAAAAGCTGAAGTGGAACCTGATCTTCATGAGCCTGCTGTACGTCGGGCTGGGCATTTTTCTGGTCATGAAGCCCGGCACGGCGCTGAACATCGTCTGCTACGCGCTGGGCGGCGTGGTGCTGGCCTGCGCAGCGGTGCAGCTGATCCGCTACTTTGTGGTGGAGCGCGGGGTGTTCCAGAGCCAGCTTACCCTGATCTCCGGCCTTGTCTGCCTTGCACTGGGTGTTTTTCTGCTGCTGCGCAGCGATATCGTGGTAAGCATCCTGCCCATCGTGTTCGGCCTGTTCGTCATCTTTGACGCCATTGGCCGGGTGCAGAACGCCTTGGACCTGCGCCGCTGCGGCTACGACAGCTGGAAGGGCTTTCTGCTGCTGCCGGTGCTCAGCGTGGTGCTGGGCGTGGTGCTGATCGCAAACCCCTTCGGCGCCATGGAAACGCTGGTGATGGCCATCGGCGTTATCCTGATCGTGGAAGGTGCCATCAACCTGCTCAGCGCCCTGTACACCATCCTTGCGGTGCGCCGCTTTGCCAAGCTGCACCCGGAGACCCAGTCCGTGCTGGAATCCATCACCGGTGAGGACCTGAACGGCGATGGCGTTGTTGCCCCGGACGTGACCCGCACCGATGCAGAGGCTACCGCCGTAGAGCTGGACCATGTGGACGAGAGCGCCACCGTGGAGCAGGAGGAGCGAAAGTAAGCCCCTGTCAAAATAGAAAGGAAAAAGGAACAATATCATGGAAAAGTACGATCTGATCATCGTGGGTGCGGGCCCTGCCGGCATCTTTACCGCTGTGGAGCTGCTGCGCCACGGCAGCAAAAAGAAGATGCTGCTGGTGGAAAAGGGCAAGCCGGTGGAAAAGCGCCACTGCCCCAAGGCAGAGGTAGGCCACTGCGTCAACTGCCGCCCCACCTGCGCCATCACCACCGGCTTTTCCGGTGCGGGCGCGTTCTCGGACGGCAAGCTGAGCCTGTCCTATGAGGTAGGCGGCGACCTGCCCACCCTCATCGGGGAGGAGTTTGCGCAGGAGCTCATCGACTACACCGATAAAATTTATCTGGAGTTCGGCGCAGACCCCCATGTGGAGGGCATCTACACCGGTGAGGACATCAAGGAAATCCGCAAAAACGCCATCCACGCGGGTCTGAAGCTGGTGGATTGCCCCATCCGCCATCTGGGCACCGAGAAGGCACAGGAGCTGTATCTGGCTATCCAGAACTATCTGGCAGACAACGGCGTGGAGATGCGCTTCAATACCGAGTGCGAGAATATCATTCTGGAAGAGGAAGGCTGCAAGGGCGTGCTGCTGAAGGACGGCGACAGCCTGCTGCCCGTGTATGCGGACGAGGTGGTCATCGGCACCGGACGGCGCGGCGCAGACTGGCTGGAAAAACTCTGCGCAGAGCACCACATCGCCCACAAGCCCGGCACCGTGGACATCGGCGTGCGCGTGGAGTGCCGCAACGAGGTGATGGAAAAGGTGAACAAGGTGCTGTATGAGTCCAAGCTCATCGGCTACCCGAAGCCGTGGAAGAACAAGGTGCGCACCTTCTGCCAGAACCCCGGCGGCTTTGTGGCGCAGGAGAACTACGACAACGACCTTGCGGTGGTCAACGGCCACAGCTTTAAGGAAAAGAAGAGCCCGAACACCAACCTTGCCATTCTGGTGTCCCACAACTTTACCGAGCCCTTCAACCAGCCCATCGCCTACGCCCAGAAGGTGGGTGAGCTGACCAATATGCTGGGCGCAGGCCACATCATGGTGCAGCGCTACGGCGATATTCTGGACGGCAAGCGCACATGGCAGAAGGAACTGGCACAGTCCAACGTGAAGCCCACGTTGAAGGACGCCGTGGCCGGTGATA harbors:
- a CDS encoding HdeD family acid-resistance protein, whose product is MVKKLKWNLIFMSLLYVGLGIFLVMKPGTALNIVCYALGGVVLACAAVQLIRYFVVERGVFQSQLTLISGLVCLALGVFLLLRSDIVVSILPIVFGLFVIFDAIGRVQNALDLRRCGYDSWKGFLLLPVLSVVLGVVLIANPFGAMETLVMAIGVILIVEGAINLLSALYTILAVRRFAKLHPETQSVLESITGEDLNGDGVVAPDVTRTDAEATAVELDHVDESATVEQEERK
- a CDS encoding NAD(P)/FAD-dependent oxidoreductase — protein: MEKYDLIIVGAGPAGIFTAVELLRHGSKKKMLLVEKGKPVEKRHCPKAEVGHCVNCRPTCAITTGFSGAGAFSDGKLSLSYEVGGDLPTLIGEEFAQELIDYTDKIYLEFGADPHVEGIYTGEDIKEIRKNAIHAGLKLVDCPIRHLGTEKAQELYLAIQNYLADNGVEMRFNTECENIILEEEGCKGVLLKDGDSLLPVYADEVVIGTGRRGADWLEKLCAEHHIAHKPGTVDIGVRVECRNEVMEKVNKVLYESKLIGYPKPWKNKVRTFCQNPGGFVAQENYDNDLAVVNGHSFKEKKSPNTNLAILVSHNFTEPFNQPIAYAQKVGELTNMLGAGHIMVQRYGDILDGKRTWQKELAQSNVKPTLKDAVAGDITAAMPYRAMTNIIEFIKMLDMVVPGFAANETLLYSPELKFYSNKVKMDENLDTNIQGLHCLGDSSGWTRGLMMASVMGVLMGRKLAEKEGC
- a CDS encoding DUF624 domain-containing protein — translated: MGLFPSANDFKAGKGVEKDAPRKTGVGRFFELVGRDMNGMFLANLLTCIGFAPVICLVYIGFLQNSLPVMLGSAAVGGLLAGPALAGMYDTVLRALRDEAGYWWVTYRKAFKRNFKASLVPGVLYTVVVTLQIFLVYFCFNMLYHGTNVGVPLWVATVLNLVLFQMLFAYMWPQVVLLEQPLSLTLKNSINCMIAFLPHALAAAIVQVLFWGVVILCMPLGLFLMLIFGFWFVTEVSCQIVYGDIDRVFHIEENIRKMKDAELEAALKEDYADDDTPEE
- a CDS encoding cytidylate kinase-like family protein; this encodes MAKTIITLGREYCTGGRYIAEDVANALGIKLYDKELITMAAKNSGLSEEAVAASEKRHTHSLLYSLYTMGNELPLGDQVFILQSRIIKQLAEEGPCVILGRCGDYVLRERKDVLRVFVYAPKEWRLQYAKTNPLVKAKDEKGIKEEVEKTDRNRSAYYNYYTQNRWGDAHNYDLAINAALGRETCVKMILDAAAAKEKTL
- a CDS encoding MATE family efflux transporter, which encodes MKANQSQTAPAEVRENIMGTMEINPLLLKLSIPMMISMLVQALYNVVDSVFVSHVSESALTAVSLAFSLQNVMIAVGVGTGVGVNALLSKSLGEKNQGRANTTAENGIFLSLCSFAVFFVIGLTCMKPYFYAQTSDPVIAQQGIQYLSVCCIFSLGIFTQTMGEKLLAATGRTHLSMISQLVGAVVNIILDPIFIFGYCGEALSGTTGAAVATVIGQFCGAGMTLYFNTRKNPDIQISFKGFRPSAKAIGRIYTVGLPSIAMQCVGSLMTFGMNLILMAFSATAVAVFGVYFKLQSFVFMPIFGLNNGMVPIIGYNYGARRPDRVKKTIKLSVCYAEGIMLAGFCVFQFAPGLVLSIFAASDAMLAIGIPAMRIICLHFLLAGVSIVLSSVFQALGNGVFSLIVSVCRQLFVLLPAAWLLAQTGNVNNVWWAFLIAEVVSILMSLAFYARINKTTIAPLYH